One window of the Niallia circulans genome contains the following:
- the cdaS gene encoding sporulation-specific diadenylate cyclase CdaS — translation MEGDNHLPNEFNQEMHQLLEDLEAELSELKNTLDEKDCCILNDFEEVNKLFKSIHHRAATFYLQLYLKPYTKNLEILTASAQALSDKRHGALIAIKRKDSLDRLIHSGIPLHAKLSASLLEAIFYPGNPLHDGGVLIEEDSIISAGNIFPTASKFNGKDKLGTRHRAAIGLSEISDALVIVVSEETGRISFTLDGVLYPIQPGEINIT, via the coding sequence ATGGAAGGAGACAACCATTTACCTAATGAGTTTAATCAGGAGATGCATCAATTATTGGAGGATTTAGAGGCGGAACTTAGCGAACTAAAAAATACGCTGGATGAAAAAGATTGCTGTATTTTAAACGATTTTGAGGAAGTAAATAAGTTATTTAAAAGTATTCATCATCGTGCAGCTACATTTTATTTACAATTATATTTAAAGCCATATACTAAGAATTTAGAAATCCTTACTGCTAGCGCCCAAGCTCTTTCTGATAAACGACATGGAGCGTTAATAGCTATTAAGCGTAAGGATTCTTTAGACAGATTGATTCATTCTGGAATCCCCTTACATGCAAAATTATCTGCTTCTTTACTAGAAGCAATTTTTTATCCTGGAAACCCATTGCACGATGGGGGAGTGTTAATCGAAGAGGATTCGATTATTTCTGCAGGCAATATATTTCCAACTGCAAGTAAATTTAACGGTAAGGATAAATTAGGAACAAGACATAGAGCAGCCATTGGGTTAAGTGAAATATCAGATGCATTAGTGATTGTTGTATCAGAGGAAACTGGGAGAATATCGTTTACATTGGATGGAGTATTATATCCCATTCAGCCAGGTGAGATAAATATAACCTAG
- a CDS encoding aldehyde dehydrogenase — protein sequence MEVNQRLEQTNSFYSTQATLPLAFRIEQLEKLKNAILEKEPLLIKALQKDLGKHPFESYASEIGFVLQSIRHTKRHLKRWMKPQKAKSTWSLFPSTGKTVYEPYGTVLIIGPFNYPFQLLIEPLIGAIAAGNCAILKPSELVPTVSAVVTDMINNIFEPAYISAVEGGIETNQALIQANFDYIFFTGSTKVGKIVMEAASQHLTPVTLELGGKSPVIIDETANLNIAAKRIIWGKTLNAGQTCVAPDYIMVHESVKEPLIAEMKKTLGNYFGEEIEDKEDFGRIVSDRHFQRLIAMLEADRKTILFGGKNNRDTRFIEPTLLDATWDSATMQEEIFGPLLPILTYTNLDEAMKSIRKLDKPLALYLFTNNKETEAKVIRCLSSGGVCINDVLTHIVPPSLPFGGVGASGMGAYHGEYSFKTFSHQKSILRKSTKVDIPFLFPPYTKRKEKVIRKVLK from the coding sequence ATGGAAGTAAATCAAAGATTAGAACAAACAAATTCATTCTATTCGACGCAAGCAACATTGCCCCTTGCTTTTCGAATAGAACAGCTGGAAAAATTAAAAAATGCTATTTTAGAAAAAGAACCTCTTCTTATAAAGGCATTGCAGAAAGACTTGGGAAAGCATCCTTTTGAATCCTATGCCTCTGAAATTGGCTTTGTACTTCAGAGTATTCGTCATACAAAGAGACACTTAAAGAGATGGATGAAGCCCCAAAAAGCAAAAAGTACATGGAGTCTATTTCCTTCAACGGGGAAAACTGTATATGAGCCATATGGAACGGTGCTTATTATCGGTCCATTTAACTATCCTTTTCAATTATTAATCGAGCCTTTAATTGGGGCCATCGCCGCAGGAAATTGTGCGATCTTAAAGCCTTCAGAGCTTGTACCAACAGTTTCAGCTGTTGTAACAGACATGATAAATAATATCTTTGAGCCTGCCTATATTAGTGCGGTAGAAGGGGGGATAGAAACGAATCAAGCATTGATACAGGCTAATTTTGATTATATTTTCTTTACAGGCAGTACGAAGGTAGGGAAAATTGTGATGGAAGCAGCGTCTCAGCACTTAACACCTGTAACGCTTGAATTAGGTGGGAAAAGTCCAGTAATCATCGATGAGACTGCAAATTTAAATATAGCGGCCAAACGTATTATTTGGGGAAAAACGTTAAATGCCGGACAAACATGTGTAGCACCAGATTATATTATGGTACATGAGTCAGTTAAAGAACCCTTGATTGCTGAAATGAAAAAGACACTAGGGAACTATTTTGGAGAAGAGATTGAAGATAAAGAAGACTTTGGCCGAATTGTGAGTGATCGACATTTTCAGCGTTTAATAGCAATGCTAGAAGCTGATCGGAAGACCATCCTTTTTGGCGGGAAGAACAATCGAGATACACGTTTTATTGAACCCACGCTACTGGATGCTACGTGGGATTCCGCAACAATGCAAGAAGAAATCTTTGGACCGCTTTTGCCTATTTTAACTTATACAAATCTAGATGAAGCAATGAAGTCGATTAGGAAGCTGGATAAACCGTTAGCACTCTACCTTTTTACAAACAATAAGGAAACAGAAGCAAAAGTGATTCGTTGCCTATCATCAGGAGGTGTTTGTATTAATGATGTGTTAACCCACATTGTCCCGCCTAGTCTGCCTTTTGGCGGTGTAGGCGCCTCGGGAATGGGAGCTTATCATGGTGAATACAGTTTTAAAACATTCTCTCATCAAAAAAGTATTCTTAGGAAAAGTACTAAAGTAGATATTCCGTTTCTTTTTCCACCATACACGAAAAGGAAAGAGAAGGTAATTCGCAAAGTACTTAAATAA
- the aroD gene encoding type I 3-dehydroquinate dehydratase has product MSKSIKVREVIIGEGIPKICVSLIGRTKEELREEAAALKELRIDILEWRADYFTEINNKKRVIEMLQQVREIIGNIPLLFTFRTAKEGGERQIEEQEYFSLYKSVLETGLIDLLDIELFMEAEAIKEVVNMAHSKQIAVVVSNHDFDKTPSKEEIVSRLQMARQLGADIPKIAVMPKSVKDVIALLDATVTMKEEAPNQPIVTMSMGGKGAVSRMAGEVFGSAITFAAANKASAPGQIPLEELRTILNVLHKSL; this is encoded by the coding sequence GTGAGTAAAAGCATAAAGGTAAGAGAGGTTATTATTGGAGAAGGAATCCCCAAAATTTGTGTTTCTCTTATTGGTAGAACAAAAGAAGAGCTAAGGGAAGAAGCAGCAGCCTTAAAGGAGCTGAGGATAGATATCCTTGAATGGCGTGCAGATTATTTCACAGAAATAAATAATAAAAAAAGGGTAATAGAAATGCTGCAGCAAGTAAGAGAAATAATTGGCAATATTCCTTTACTATTTACATTTCGTACAGCAAAAGAGGGGGGCGAAAGACAAATAGAGGAGCAAGAATATTTCTCGTTATACAAAAGTGTGCTAGAAACAGGACTGATTGATTTACTAGACATAGAGTTATTCATGGAGGCGGAAGCCATTAAAGAAGTTGTAAATATGGCCCATTCTAAACAAATTGCCGTTGTCGTATCTAATCATGATTTTGACAAAACACCATCTAAGGAAGAAATTGTTTCACGCCTACAAATGGCGCGCCAGCTAGGTGCTGATATTCCCAAAATTGCGGTCATGCCAAAATCAGTTAAGGATGTTATAGCATTATTAGATGCGACTGTTACGATGAAGGAAGAAGCCCCCAATCAACCGATTGTCACGATGTCAATGGGAGGAAAAGGAGCTGTGAGCAGGATGGCAGGAGAAGTATTTGGGTCTGCAATTACATTTGCTGCAGCAAATAAGGCATCTGCACCAGGACAAATTCCATTAGAAGAGTTGAGAACTATTTTAAATGTTTTACATAAAAGCTTATAA
- a CDS encoding shikimate kinase, which translates to MLQNESMKEKSIFLIGFMGVGKTTIGKELAKKLQREFADVDHQIEEKYNMTIPEIFSHYGEAFFRKKEKELIKALSEQKGKVISLGGGAFLQEDIRNVCLEKGIVIYIDMSFEAWKKRIPFIIDSRPVLQGKTEDEIKVLFNARKEIYRNHHLKVTTDGNKVEETVDTIIDSLDIT; encoded by the coding sequence ATGCTGCAGAATGAATCAATGAAAGAGAAAAGTATTTTTTTAATAGGGTTTATGGGAGTCGGAAAAACGACGATCGGAAAAGAATTAGCGAAAAAGCTTCAGCGCGAATTTGCGGATGTTGATCATCAGATAGAAGAAAAGTATAACATGACCATTCCAGAAATTTTTAGCCATTATGGAGAAGCTTTTTTTCGAAAAAAAGAAAAAGAACTAATTAAGGCGTTATCGGAACAGAAGGGGAAAGTGATTTCGCTTGGAGGAGGAGCTTTTCTACAAGAAGATATTCGCAATGTTTGTCTAGAAAAGGGGATTGTTATATATATCGATATGTCCTTTGAGGCATGGAAAAAAAGAATCCCATTTATTATTGATAGTAGACCTGTACTGCAAGGAAAGACTGAAGATGAAATAAAGGTATTGTTTAATGCGAGAAAAGAAATTTATAGGAACCACCATCTGAAAGTCACAACCGATGGAAACAAGGTAGAGGAAACTGTTGATACTATTATAGATTCTTTGGATATTACTTAG
- the katA gene encoding catalase KatA: protein MSNNRLTTSWGAPVGDNQNSITAGHRGPTLIQDVHLLEKLAHFNRERVPERVVHAKGAGAHGYFEVTNDLTKYTKANFLSEVGKRTPMFIRFSTVAGELGSADTVRDPRGFAVKFYTEEGNYDIVGNNTPVFFIRDAIKFPDFIHTQKRDPKTHLKNPTAVWDFWSHSPESLHQVTILMSDRGIPATLRHMHGFGSHTFKWVNEEGEGVWVKYHFKTEQGVKNLDVNLAAKLAGENPDYHTEDLFNAIEKGDFPAWTLYVQIMPLEDADTYRFDPFDVTKVWSQKDYPLIEVGRMVLDRNPENYFAEVEQATFSPGTLVPGVEVSPDKMLQGRLFAYSDAHRYRVGANHNALPINRPRNEVNNYQRDGQMRFDGNGGGSVYYEPNSFSGPKETPENKTTPFAVSGVAESAAYDHNDHYTQAGDLYRLMTTEERERLVANIVGAMKPVALEEIKLRQIGHFYKADPEYGTKVAEGLGLSVPETVK, encoded by the coding sequence ATGTCAAATAATCGATTAACGACTAGCTGGGGAGCACCAGTTGGGGACAACCAAAATTCTATTACTGCTGGCCATCGTGGACCAACATTAATCCAAGATGTACATTTACTTGAAAAATTAGCTCATTTTAATAGAGAACGTGTACCTGAGCGAGTTGTTCATGCTAAAGGGGCTGGAGCTCATGGATACTTCGAAGTGACAAATGACTTAACGAAATACACAAAAGCTAACTTCTTATCTGAAGTAGGAAAAAGAACTCCAATGTTTATCCGTTTTTCAACAGTTGCAGGGGAGCTAGGTTCTGCGGATACTGTTCGTGATCCACGTGGATTTGCGGTGAAGTTTTATACAGAAGAGGGAAATTATGATATCGTTGGTAATAATACACCTGTATTCTTTATTCGTGATGCCATTAAATTCCCTGATTTCATCCATACACAAAAAAGAGATCCAAAAACACATTTAAAAAACCCAACAGCTGTATGGGATTTCTGGTCTCATTCACCTGAATCTTTACATCAAGTAACTATCCTGATGTCAGATCGTGGTATTCCAGCAACATTACGTCATATGCATGGTTTCGGAAGCCATACTTTTAAATGGGTAAATGAAGAGGGAGAAGGCGTTTGGGTTAAATATCATTTTAAAACAGAACAAGGGGTTAAAAACCTGGATGTTAATTTAGCTGCTAAACTTGCTGGAGAGAATCCTGATTATCATACAGAAGATTTATTTAATGCAATAGAAAAAGGAGATTTTCCTGCTTGGACACTTTATGTGCAAATTATGCCATTAGAGGATGCCGATACGTATCGTTTTGATCCATTCGATGTAACAAAAGTATGGTCACAAAAAGATTATCCGTTAATCGAAGTTGGTCGTATGGTACTTGATCGCAACCCAGAAAACTATTTTGCAGAAGTGGAGCAAGCTACATTCTCTCCTGGAACATTAGTACCTGGTGTAGAAGTGTCACCAGACAAAATGCTACAAGGCCGTTTATTTGCTTACAGTGACGCACATCGCTACCGTGTAGGTGCAAACCATAATGCCCTTCCAATTAACCGTCCTCGCAACGAAGTAAATAACTATCAGCGTGATGGTCAAATGCGCTTTGATGGCAATGGCGGCGGTTCTGTTTATTATGAGCCAAATAGCTTTAGTGGTCCAAAAGAAACACCTGAAAACAAAACAACGCCATTTGCAGTATCTGGAGTAGCCGAAAGTGCAGCATATGATCATAATGATCACTACACACAAGCAGGAGATTTATATCGTCTAATGACTACAGAAGAACGCGAAAGATTAGTCGCAAACATTGTTGGTGCAATGAAGCCTGTAGCATTAGAAGAAATCAAGCTTCGTCAAATCGGTCACTTCTACAAAGCAGATCCTGAATACGGCACAAAAGTTGCTGAAGGCTTGGGTCTAAGTGTTCCCGAAACAGTAAAATAA
- a CDS encoding aldo/keto reductase, with product MELSINSTKKLSNGVEIPYLGFGVFLVKDPKECEESVLTAIKNGYRSIDTATRYENEEFVGNAIKAAGVSREELFITTKVWVTDFGYEETKKAFHESLKKLQLDYLDLYLIHWAAPGFEETWRAMEDLYEEGLVRAIGVCNFQIHHLEKLAETARITPMLNQVETHPLFQQVELRNYLAQHNIAHEAWAPLGQGKNGLFNLPALTEIAKKHNKTVAQVILRWHLERDTIIIPKSVHEHRIIENADLFGFALDSEDIKTITSLDTNERSFGNPDDIERFKAMQEAASK from the coding sequence ATGGAATTATCAATCAATTCAACAAAGAAACTAAGCAATGGCGTAGAAATTCCGTATTTAGGTTTTGGCGTTTTCTTAGTAAAAGATCCAAAAGAATGTGAAGAAAGTGTCCTTACTGCCATAAAAAATGGTTATCGTTCCATTGATACCGCTACAAGATATGAAAACGAAGAATTTGTAGGCAATGCGATAAAAGCTGCTGGTGTCTCTCGTGAGGAATTGTTTATCACCACAAAAGTGTGGGTAACAGATTTTGGTTATGAAGAAACTAAGAAGGCATTTCATGAATCTTTAAAGAAGCTTCAGTTAGATTATTTAGATCTTTATCTTATTCACTGGGCTGCACCAGGATTTGAAGAAACATGGAGAGCAATGGAAGATCTTTATGAAGAAGGGTTAGTTCGCGCAATTGGTGTATGCAACTTCCAAATCCATCATTTAGAAAAATTAGCGGAAACAGCAAGAATTACCCCTATGCTAAATCAAGTTGAGACACATCCTCTTTTCCAACAGGTGGAACTAAGAAATTACTTAGCACAACACAATATTGCACATGAAGCTTGGGCTCCGCTTGGACAAGGTAAGAATGGATTATTCAATTTACCAGCTTTAACGGAGATTGCTAAAAAACACAATAAAACAGTTGCTCAAGTAATTCTAAGATGGCATTTAGAACGTGATACCATCATTATTCCTAAATCTGTTCATGAGCATCGTATTATAGAAAATGCTGATTTATTTGGTTTTGCACTTGATTCAGAAGATATAAAAACCATTACTTCCCTCGATACAAACGAACGGAGCTTTGGGAATCCTGATGATATCGAACGGTTTAAAGCAATGCAGGAAGCTGCTTCAAAATAA
- a CDS encoding carbohydrate ABC transporter permease — protein sequence MPKLVLHFVLGFGALVMIFPFIWTILSSLKDMSQIFVIPPKWIPDPFVWSNFLNSLQAMPFNLAYFNSFYITVIIVGFTLFTASMAAYAFAKINFKGANLLFILFLATMMIPKQVTMIPLYLVMDKLGWLDTHLTLIVPGALFNAFAVFLLRQFVMGIPKELEEAAIMDGAGYVRIYWNIILPLLRPALAAIGIFTFMQSWNNFLDPLIYLNSPENFTVPLLLNSFKGLYTADWSLMMAGTVISIIPVLIVYIIAQRHIIEGISITGMKG from the coding sequence ATGCCAAAATTAGTTCTGCATTTTGTATTAGGATTTGGTGCATTAGTGATGATATTCCCGTTTATTTGGACGATCCTTAGTTCCTTAAAGGATATGTCCCAAATATTTGTTATTCCGCCAAAATGGATTCCTGACCCTTTTGTTTGGAGTAATTTTCTTAATTCTTTACAGGCAATGCCCTTTAATTTAGCGTATTTTAATAGCTTTTATATTACTGTTATTATCGTGGGCTTTACATTATTCACTGCTTCAATGGCAGCTTATGCCTTTGCAAAAATTAATTTTAAAGGTGCCAATCTTCTTTTTATTTTATTTCTGGCTACGATGATGATACCAAAGCAGGTTACAATGATTCCTTTATATTTGGTAATGGATAAATTAGGTTGGTTAGATACTCATTTAACATTAATTGTACCAGGAGCACTATTTAATGCTTTTGCAGTATTTTTATTAAGACAATTTGTTATGGGGATTCCAAAAGAGTTAGAAGAGGCAGCTATTATGGACGGTGCAGGATATGTTCGAATATATTGGAATATCATATTGCCATTACTTCGACCTGCTTTAGCTGCCATTGGTATTTTTACTTTTATGCAATCTTGGAATAACTTTCTTGATCCTTTGATATATCTGAATTCTCCTGAGAACTTTACTGTGCCTTTATTATTAAATTCTTTCAAAGGGTTATATACAGCTGACTGGTCGTTAATGATGGCAGGTACAGTCATATCTATTATTCCAGTATTAATTGTGTATATTATTGCACAGCGTCATATTATTGAAGGAATATCCATAACAGGCATGAAGGGATAA
- a CDS encoding carbohydrate ABC transporter permease, with protein sequence MARKNANLWGFLFISPQLLGLLFFSLVPLIYAFYLSFTDWSGFGSSSFIGISNYINQINNPDFWKAMVNTIYYMFLVVPIGIALALILAVALNKVKGKAIYRVFFFMPVVTSSVSVGIIFMWILNGDFGILNELLSYIGITGPHWLTDTKWVIPSIALLSIWWGIGYNMVIFLAGLQGISRSYYEAAEMDGANAIQKFRHITLPLLTPTTFFVTIMTIISSFQVFDQAFVMTNGGPAKASYTIVFHIYDQAFVDFTMGKSAAASMILFVIILIFTLIQFKFQKRWVFYGE encoded by the coding sequence TTGGCTAGAAAAAATGCGAATTTATGGGGTTTTCTTTTTATTAGTCCTCAGTTATTAGGGTTGCTGTTTTTTTCGTTAGTTCCATTAATCTATGCCTTTTATTTAAGCTTTACAGACTGGAGTGGATTTGGGAGTAGCAGCTTTATTGGAATATCTAATTATATTAATCAAATAAATAACCCTGATTTTTGGAAGGCAATGGTTAATACAATCTATTATATGTTTTTAGTTGTACCTATTGGAATTGCGTTAGCGCTAATTTTAGCTGTTGCCCTTAATAAAGTAAAAGGTAAAGCAATCTACCGTGTCTTTTTCTTTATGCCTGTAGTAACAAGTTCAGTTTCTGTAGGGATAATATTTATGTGGATTCTAAATGGAGATTTCGGTATTTTAAACGAATTGTTATCCTATATTGGGATAACTGGACCTCATTGGTTAACTGATACTAAGTGGGTAATACCTTCCATTGCATTATTAAGTATATGGTGGGGAATTGGATATAACATGGTAATTTTCTTGGCAGGACTACAAGGCATATCAAGGAGCTATTATGAAGCTGCAGAAATGGATGGGGCAAATGCTATTCAGAAATTTAGGCACATAACGTTACCATTACTAACACCAACTACCTTTTTTGTAACAATCATGACCATCATTTCTTCCTTCCAAGTATTTGACCAAGCATTTGTTATGACAAATGGTGGACCTGCAAAGGCAAGTTATACCATTGTCTTCCACATTTATGATCAGGCATTTGTTGATTTTACGATGGGAAAGAGTGCCGCTGCTTCCATGATATTATTCGTTATTATTTTAATCTTTACACTTATCCAATTTAAATTTCAAAAAAGGTGGGTGTTTTATGGAGAATAA
- a CDS encoding ABC transporter substrate-binding protein, whose amino-acid sequence MKISNPIKSGIWILLVMFIVIGCSNNSTSSGKTSSGNGKSIQLTMQAWGNPAELKVYQKAIDGFMDKNPNIKVKLVPVSSDQYDQKLMTSLQGSKGPDVFYAHEPTMPQMIEADVVQPLDDFFNSEASYVNLKEFPEGLFGPARQDGITYGVAPDANPMVIYYNKTIFKEAGLKTPQEYYEEGNWNWDTFIEVTSKIKESGKEGLIMENWQGHWYSWIWSNGGRIFDQKGNFVLPENEKAKETFHFLHDLVSNGNAVYAGSLPQGQGVDAMFMSNQVGMVAGGRWFTPQFDQNPSLDYDYIYFPSNTKEKQEMVSVPVAYMSVNKKSEHLEEAMKFVSYYVGKEGQEARTGKGGNALPSLPAADENALEGNSEKHMEYLFDGRNNGFTHGSNFARDAQFAGLTTEISETIDLMFLGKEDADTTIDKVIKIINQYVDK is encoded by the coding sequence ATGAAAATTAGTAATCCAATTAAAAGTGGGATTTGGATACTTTTAGTTATGTTTATTGTAATCGGTTGCAGCAATAATAGTACTTCCAGTGGTAAAACCAGTTCAGGAAATGGAAAATCAATTCAATTAACGATGCAAGCATGGGGAAATCCTGCAGAATTAAAAGTTTATCAGAAAGCAATTGATGGGTTTATGGATAAAAACCCTAATATTAAGGTGAAACTAGTTCCAGTTTCAAGTGATCAGTATGATCAAAAGCTAATGACTTCTTTACAAGGGAGTAAGGGGCCAGATGTGTTTTATGCACATGAGCCAACTATGCCGCAAATGATAGAGGCAGATGTGGTACAACCATTGGATGATTTTTTTAATAGTGAAGCAAGTTATGTGAACTTAAAGGAGTTTCCTGAAGGATTATTTGGTCCAGCAAGACAAGACGGAATTACCTATGGAGTTGCTCCAGATGCAAACCCGATGGTTATCTATTATAATAAGACCATTTTTAAAGAGGCTGGTCTAAAAACGCCACAAGAATATTATGAGGAGGGCAATTGGAACTGGGATACATTTATTGAAGTTACTAGTAAGATTAAGGAATCCGGAAAAGAAGGATTGATTATGGAAAACTGGCAGGGGCATTGGTATAGCTGGATTTGGTCAAATGGAGGAAGAATCTTTGATCAAAAAGGTAATTTTGTATTACCAGAAAATGAGAAAGCGAAGGAAACCTTTCATTTTTTACATGATTTAGTTTCCAATGGAAATGCAGTATATGCAGGTTCGCTACCACAAGGTCAAGGGGTTGATGCCATGTTTATGTCTAATCAAGTAGGTATGGTAGCAGGTGGTCGCTGGTTTACTCCCCAATTCGATCAAAATCCTAGTTTAGATTACGATTATATCTATTTTCCGAGTAACACCAAAGAAAAACAAGAAATGGTAAGTGTACCAGTGGCATATATGTCAGTAAATAAGAAAAGTGAACATTTGGAAGAAGCGATGAAATTTGTATCTTATTATGTTGGTAAAGAAGGGCAAGAAGCAAGAACTGGTAAAGGCGGAAATGCACTCCCATCTCTTCCTGCCGCAGATGAAAATGCATTAGAAGGTAATAGTGAAAAACATATGGAGTATTTATTTGATGGGCGGAATAATGGTTTTACACATGGTTCAAACTTTGCACGTGATGCCCAATTTGCAGGATTAACGACTGAAATATCGGAGACAATTGACTTAATGTTCCTTGGTAAAGAAGACGCTGATACTACTATTGATAAGGTAATTAAGATAATTAATCAGTATGTGGATAAATAA
- a CDS encoding alpha-glucosidase/alpha-galactosidase, giving the protein MAFKVTFIGAGSIGFTRGLLRDLLSVPEFRNMEVSFTDINQDNLAMVTQLCQRDINENGLKITIHSTTNRREALLGAKYIFNVVRIGGLSAFQKDIEIPLKYGIDQCVGDTLSAGGIMYGQRGIAEMLEICKDIKEVAEEDCLLLNYANPMAMITWACNKYGGIRTIGLCHGVQGGHRQIANVLGIDKNDLDIICAGINHQTWYIKVSYKGQDQTSKLLTAFENHPEYSQTEKVRIDMLRRFGYYSTESNGHLSEYVPWYRKRPEEIREWIDLGSWINGETGGYLRVCTEGRTWFKTDFPNWLKDPALEYKQENRSEEHGSYILEGLETGRVYRGHFNMVNNGVISNLPDDAIIEAPGYVDRNGINMPLVGELPLGCAAVCNVSISVQRLAVEAAVSGDDQLLRQAMMMDPLIGAVCNPKEIWQMVDELLVAQEEWLSQYSEAIAEAKIRLKSGNLLPTKEYRGAARLKVKTIEEMEKDREAANKNAGEADKAKERPVSKQIKEL; this is encoded by the coding sequence ATGGCATTTAAAGTTACATTTATAGGCGCTGGAAGCATTGGTTTTACTAGAGGTCTATTAAGAGATTTACTCTCTGTACCAGAGTTTAGAAACATGGAAGTATCTTTTACTGACATAAATCAAGATAATTTGGCTATGGTAACGCAACTATGCCAACGTGACATTAATGAAAATGGTTTGAAAATCACTATTCATTCTACCACTAATCGCAGAGAAGCGTTGTTGGGTGCAAAGTATATTTTTAATGTGGTTCGTATTGGAGGACTGTCTGCATTTCAAAAAGATATTGAGATACCATTGAAATACGGAATAGATCAATGCGTTGGTGATACATTAAGTGCTGGAGGAATTATGTATGGTCAACGAGGAATAGCTGAAATGTTAGAAATTTGCAAAGATATTAAAGAGGTGGCAGAAGAGGATTGTCTTCTATTAAACTATGCAAATCCGATGGCGATGATAACATGGGCTTGTAATAAATATGGTGGTATCCGAACTATTGGCTTATGTCATGGTGTACAAGGCGGGCATAGACAAATCGCCAATGTATTGGGAATAGACAAAAATGACCTTGATATTATTTGTGCTGGTATTAATCATCAAACTTGGTATATCAAGGTGAGCTATAAGGGACAGGATCAAACTAGTAAACTATTGACTGCTTTTGAAAATCATCCAGAATACAGCCAAACAGAAAAAGTAAGGATTGATATGCTACGCAGATTCGGTTATTACAGTACAGAGTCCAATGGGCATCTCAGTGAGTATGTTCCATGGTATCGAAAAAGACCAGAAGAAATAAGGGAATGGATTGATTTAGGGTCATGGATTAACGGAGAAACTGGAGGGTATTTAAGGGTTTGTACAGAAGGGCGCACTTGGTTTAAAACTGATTTTCCTAATTGGTTAAAGGATCCTGCTCTTGAATATAAACAAGAGAATAGAAGTGAAGAGCATGGTTCCTATATTTTAGAAGGACTTGAAACAGGGAGAGTGTATCGGGGCCACTTTAATATGGTTAACAATGGAGTTATTTCAAACCTTCCAGATGACGCAATTATCGAAGCACCAGGCTATGTAGATAGAAATGGTATTAATATGCCTCTAGTTGGAGAATTACCACTCGGATGTGCAGCAGTATGTAATGTGAGTATTTCGGTACAACGATTGGCAGTGGAAGCTGCAGTGAGTGGGGATGATCAATTATTACGTCAAGCGATGATGATGGATCCACTTATTGGCGCGGTTTGTAATCCGAAAGAAATATGGCAGATGGTTGATGAATTATTAGTTGCGCAAGAAGAATGGCTTTCTCAATATTCAGAAGCAATTGCAGAAGCGAAAATTAGATTAAAATCTGGTAATCTTTTACCAACAAAAGAATATCGAGGAGCCGCAAGATTAAAAGTAAAAACAATTGAAGAAATGGAGAAGGATAGGGAAGCTGCAAATAAAAATGCAGGGGAAGCAGATAAAGCAAAAGAACGCCCCGTAAGTAAGCAGATAAAGGAGTTATAG